From the Chloroflexus aurantiacus J-10-fl genome, one window contains:
- a CDS encoding ATP-binding protein, with amino-acid sequence MAAVSDPPSPSAKTYLRDHSIQLLRDLIWISLIAALAYTIFSPIDPSLMPQRMVVVVPLILGLLGAWWLIQRQYLRLASILVISILWLVLAFSAFISGGLQAPAFAGIPLVVIMAGILLGWCGALTIALLSIGTGALFVRFADLLPPPPVFHSPLVWFITYTLYLLLATRMISQIVTHFYQSMQETDKELSERKAVEQQLRLSEEKFARLFDSAPFPMLIVRLDDNLILNANAACREFFELSSDQIIKQHINRLDWSQLPSRWQAIADTLRQEGTVSEVEFSFCRRDGSTCYTQLTAEIVELQEGLCAVVAFQDVTPLRRANERLIELASQQEQLATLAREALASTDLNTLFAVAAEQMVQALPISGVEFIDVDIDGNITIRNTWGEVPAQPVPERFFQGLTVDHPGWSNLPAPLAERAADVAQHGAVMLIGGHQRLFGALLVYTSTALDAEAIFFLRSVANVLAVALERFHAEQERRQIESQMLQTQKLESLGLLAGGIAHDFNNLLTGIMGHTSLALIDLPPNHELQPHLAAIDQAAQRAAELCHQLLVYAGRGQRSLEVVDLSNLVREMGNILRLPTNRSHQVAIHYDLDTNLPPILVEASQIRQVVLNLLTNAIEAIGERSGSVTLRTGVASLSAADLRRLRLMPTIPPGDYVTLTVSDTGIGMDEATLRRIFDPFFSTKPKGHGLGLAAVQGIVRRHNGAIRVESTPGLGSTFTVYLPAAHQATPVVTTNATMPIVLRGTALIVDDDPAIRATLNRILERAGMVTTEAANGQAALSMLTESALSIDIALVDLAMPGMNGLELLAAIRRRMPQLPVLLMSGNAGEVTKDNLPLDHYTDFLPKPYRSRDLLEKMSTLLQRVAALRIHGS; translated from the coding sequence ATGGCTGCCGTTTCCGATCCACCTTCACCTTCCGCGAAGACCTACCTTCGCGATCACTCAATCCAGCTCCTGCGCGATCTTATCTGGATAAGTCTGATAGCCGCACTAGCCTACACCATTTTCAGCCCGATTGACCCATCATTGATGCCACAGCGGATGGTTGTGGTGGTACCGCTGATCCTGGGCTTGTTGGGGGCCTGGTGGCTTATCCAACGCCAATACCTGCGACTGGCAAGTATCCTGGTGATTAGCATACTCTGGCTGGTACTGGCATTCTCGGCGTTCATCAGTGGTGGTCTGCAAGCACCGGCGTTTGCCGGCATCCCACTGGTGGTGATCATGGCCGGGATTTTACTCGGCTGGTGTGGTGCTCTGACTATTGCGCTACTTTCAATCGGTACCGGTGCCCTCTTCGTGCGCTTTGCCGATCTCCTGCCACCACCACCGGTATTCCATTCTCCTCTGGTCTGGTTTATTACCTATACTCTCTACCTACTGCTGGCAACCCGCATGATTAGCCAGATTGTTACTCACTTCTATCAGTCTATGCAAGAGACGGATAAAGAACTGAGCGAACGAAAGGCTGTCGAGCAGCAATTGCGTCTATCAGAAGAAAAATTTGCCCGCTTGTTTGATTCAGCACCGTTTCCGATGCTTATTGTACGGCTGGATGACAATCTGATCCTGAATGCTAACGCCGCTTGCCGCGAATTTTTTGAGTTAAGTAGTGATCAAATCATTAAGCAACACATTAACCGCCTCGATTGGTCACAATTACCCAGCCGCTGGCAGGCTATCGCCGATACATTACGCCAGGAAGGAACGGTTAGTGAGGTTGAATTCAGTTTTTGTCGGCGCGATGGCTCAACCTGCTACACCCAATTGACTGCCGAGATTGTCGAATTACAGGAAGGGTTGTGTGCGGTCGTCGCATTTCAAGACGTAACACCGTTGCGTCGTGCCAATGAACGACTGATTGAGCTGGCAAGCCAGCAAGAACAACTGGCAACGCTGGCACGAGAAGCACTCGCGAGTACCGATTTGAATACTCTCTTTGCGGTGGCAGCCGAACAAATGGTACAGGCGTTGCCGATAAGCGGTGTTGAATTCATCGATGTCGATATTGATGGAAACATCACCATCCGCAACACCTGGGGCGAGGTACCCGCCCAACCTGTACCGGAGAGATTCTTTCAAGGGCTGACGGTGGATCATCCGGGCTGGAGTAATCTGCCGGCTCCATTAGCGGAACGGGCTGCCGATGTCGCGCAGCACGGTGCTGTGATGCTGATCGGCGGGCACCAGCGTCTCTTTGGTGCTCTGCTGGTGTACACATCGACGGCGCTTGATGCTGAGGCTATCTTCTTCTTACGCAGCGTGGCAAATGTGCTGGCAGTTGCCCTGGAGCGCTTCCACGCCGAACAGGAGCGACGTCAGATCGAGAGCCAGATGCTTCAGACGCAAAAGCTGGAAAGTCTAGGCTTGCTGGCCGGTGGGATTGCCCACGATTTCAACAATCTGCTAACCGGCATTATGGGACATACCAGTCTGGCCTTGATCGATCTCCCTCCGAACCACGAGCTACAACCGCATCTGGCGGCCATCGACCAGGCTGCACAGCGAGCGGCTGAGCTGTGTCATCAATTACTGGTCTATGCTGGACGCGGCCAACGCTCGCTTGAAGTGGTAGACCTCTCGAATCTGGTGCGCGAAATGGGGAATATTCTACGTTTACCGACAAACCGGAGTCATCAGGTCGCTATTCACTACGATTTGGACACCAATCTCCCACCGATTTTGGTTGAGGCGAGTCAGATTCGGCAGGTTGTGCTTAATCTGCTCACCAATGCGATTGAGGCGATTGGTGAGCGTAGTGGGTCGGTTACGCTGCGGACTGGGGTCGCGAGTCTCAGTGCAGCAGACCTGCGCCGGCTGCGGCTAATGCCGACAATTCCACCGGGTGACTACGTAACGCTAACGGTGAGCGATACCGGCATAGGTATGGACGAAGCAACCCTGCGGCGCATTTTCGATCCCTTCTTCAGTACCAAACCGAAGGGCCATGGTCTTGGCCTTGCGGCTGTACAGGGAATCGTCCGACGCCACAATGGCGCGATTCGGGTTGAGAGTACGCCAGGATTGGGGTCAACCTTTACCGTGTATCTCCCGGCAGCCCACCAGGCTACCCCGGTAGTCACGACCAATGCAACGATGCCCATTGTACTGCGCGGCACCGCGCTGATCGTCGATGACGATCCGGCAATACGGGCCACGCTGAACCGCATCCTGGAACGGGCCGGCATGGTCACCACGGAGGCTGCCAATGGTCAGGCAGCGCTGAGTATGCTGACCGAGTCGGCGCTGAGCATTGACATTGCCCTGGTTGATCTGGCAATGCCGGGTATGAATGGGCTGGAACTGCTGGCAGCGATTCGTCGCCGTATGCCCCAATTACCGGTCTTGCTGATGAGCGGGAATGCCGGCGAAGTGACGAAAGATAACTTGCCTCTGGATCACTACACCGATTTTTTACCCAAACCGTACCGGTCACGCGATCTGCTGGAAAAAATGAGCACGTTGTTACAGCGAGTAGCGGCATTGCGTATCCACGGTAGTTGA